From the genome of Gracilibacillus salitolerans, one region includes:
- a CDS encoding transglutaminase-like domain-containing protein, producing the protein MELIPESYNMAEYLKELDVVDYSHSIIQSKKNELFNKEQTEIEKVKKAFEFVRDEISHSWDIQGSKVTCLASDVLKYQEGICFAKANLLAAILRAEGIPTGFCYQRLMIFDTPEKGYSLHALNGVFLRSFNRWIRVDARGNKPGVQAEFSLDEEKLAFSVQQEFGERDFPIIYSKPNDNTITTLRANTNLIEMYKNHLPDSL; encoded by the coding sequence ATGGAACTGATACCAGAATCTTATAACATGGCAGAATATCTCAAAGAGCTAGATGTTGTGGATTATTCACATTCTATCATTCAAAGTAAGAAAAATGAATTATTCAACAAAGAACAGACAGAAATCGAAAAGGTGAAAAAAGCTTTTGAATTCGTAAGAGATGAAATTTCTCATTCTTGGGATATTCAAGGCTCAAAAGTAACCTGTCTAGCGTCAGATGTGCTCAAATATCAAGAAGGTATTTGTTTTGCAAAAGCTAATTTGTTAGCTGCTATATTACGAGCTGAAGGGATCCCTACCGGATTCTGTTATCAAAGGTTAATGATCTTTGACACACCGGAAAAGGGTTACTCATTACATGCATTAAATGGAGTTTTTCTCCGTTCGTTCAATCGTTGGATAAGAGTAGACGCTCGGGGAAATAAACCAGGAGTACAAGCAGAATTTTCTCTAGACGAAGAAAAATTAGCATTCTCCGTTCAGCAAGAGTTCGGAGAAAGAGATTTTCCAATTATTTACTCAAAACCTAATGACAACACCATTACTACGTTACGAGCAAATACCAATTTAATAGAAATGTATAAAAATCATCTTCCTGATTCCCTATGA
- a CDS encoding MFS transporter, with protein sequence MKLNRNFSLLLSGQSFANIGDVLYTVSVISTIFALTGSATAASFVPFTITSSMFVSSLLTPLLIGIVNLKWLMAGSQIGKTILLVILGFMLMGITASNYYLVFIIIGLIAFFDGCANPIRQTLIPHYVKPVHLVQANGLAETVTQIIQAVMWFVGSLFLIILSSHQLIWLVGCLFVLSSVMFCFLENISHQTLPRKGKLDQIKEGWKTISNTPVLRRIAWIDFFETIAGTVWIAAILYVFVSDALHVDEKWWGFINGAFFLGLILGSIYCIKYASFIEKKLGTFILVGSFASFLVTILFSINSVPINALLLSLCVGIFGQLKNIPQQTVIQTSVSKEQLSTVYTSLGAIGTGMFGVGSLIMGILTDLLGVKMVFLISGLLLAIVSTIAYKYKQLFVRNVIRQ encoded by the coding sequence ATGAAATTGAATAGAAACTTTTCCTTATTATTGTCAGGTCAGTCATTTGCTAATATTGGCGATGTATTATATACGGTAAGTGTTATTAGTACGATTTTTGCTTTAACAGGTTCTGCGACGGCTGCATCCTTTGTTCCATTTACTATTACTTCATCGATGTTTGTTTCTAGCCTATTAACACCTCTTTTAATCGGAATAGTTAATTTAAAGTGGTTAATGGCTGGATCCCAAATTGGCAAAACTATATTACTGGTAATTCTGGGATTTATGTTAATGGGTATCACAGCATCTAATTATTATTTGGTTTTTATAATCATAGGGCTAATTGCTTTTTTCGATGGTTGTGCAAATCCAATAAGACAGACATTGATTCCGCACTATGTAAAACCTGTACACTTAGTACAAGCAAATGGGCTTGCTGAAACTGTTACGCAAATTATTCAAGCAGTAATGTGGTTTGTCGGCAGTTTATTTTTAATCATTTTAAGTTCACATCAACTTATTTGGTTAGTTGGATGTTTATTTGTTCTATCAAGTGTCATGTTTTGTTTTTTAGAGAACATAAGTCACCAAACACTTCCACGAAAAGGAAAATTAGATCAGATAAAAGAAGGATGGAAAACGATCTCTAACACTCCAGTTTTGAGACGGATTGCTTGGATAGATTTTTTTGAAACCATTGCAGGAACGGTATGGATTGCCGCTATTTTATATGTATTTGTCAGTGACGCTTTACATGTTGATGAAAAATGGTGGGGATTTATCAATGGTGCTTTCTTTTTGGGCTTGATTTTAGGAAGTATTTATTGTATTAAATACGCTTCTTTTATTGAAAAGAAATTGGGTACTTTTATTTTGGTTGGTTCATTTGCAAGTTTCTTAGTTACAATATTGTTTAGTATAAACAGTGTCCCAATCAATGCCTTACTTTTATCGCTTTGTGTGGGGATTTTTGGACAATTAAAAAACATTCCGCAACAAACTGTTATACAAACCAGTGTATCAAAAGAACAATTGTCTACCGTTTATACTTCATTGGGTGCTATTGGTACGGGAATGTTTGGCGTTGGTTCGCTGATTATGGGAATATTAACAGATTTGTTAGGGGTTAAAATGGTTTTTCTTATTTCAGGGCTACTGCTAGCAATAGTAAGTACAATCGCTTATAAATATAAGCAATTGTTTGTTAGAAATGTTATAAGACAATAA
- the queC gene encoding 7-cyano-7-deazaguanine synthase QueC has protein sequence MDKNKRAVVVFSGGQDSTTCLFWALEKFDHVELVTFDYNQRHQQEIEVAKEIAVEQGLKHHILDMSLLNQLAPNALTRDDIEVADGEDGELPNTFVPGRNLLFLSFATILAKQIDAKHIITGVCETDFSGYPDCRDIFIKSLNVTLNLSMDEDFVVHTPLMWLNKAETWEFADQLEAFDYIREKTLTCYNGVRGTGCGECPACHLRQNGLDTYLAKRNGVNN, from the coding sequence ATGGATAAAAATAAACGAGCAGTAGTCGTATTTAGTGGTGGTCAGGATAGTACCACATGCCTTTTTTGGGCATTAGAAAAATTTGATCATGTTGAATTAGTGACATTTGATTATAACCAGCGTCACCAGCAGGAAATCGAGGTAGCAAAAGAGATTGCAGTAGAACAAGGCCTTAAACATCATATTTTGGATATGTCATTGTTAAATCAATTAGCACCAAATGCTTTGACAAGAGATGATATTGAAGTTGCTGATGGAGAAGATGGAGAGCTGCCAAATACGTTTGTTCCAGGAAGAAATCTATTATTCTTATCCTTCGCAACGATTCTAGCAAAACAAATTGATGCTAAACATATTATTACAGGTGTTTGTGAAACAGATTTTAGCGGTTATCCCGATTGTCGCGATATCTTTATTAAATCATTAAATGTTACCTTGAATTTATCGATGGATGAAGATTTTGTGGTGCATACGCCGTTAATGTGGTTGAATAAAGCAGAAACATGGGAATTTGCAGATCAATTAGAAGCTTTTGATTATATACGAGAAAAAACATTAACCTGTTATAACGGTGTCCGAGGAACTGGTTGTGGTGAATGTCCAGCTTGTCACTTAAGACAAAATGGGTTAGACACCTATTTAGCAAAACGTAATGGAGTGAATAATTAA
- a CDS encoding GNAT family N-acetyltransferase, producing MKIMETERLYLRELKLEDADKLSRVLSDPESMQYYPEPFNMKKVEKWIQWNMENYQKCNHGLWAVVLKNDDTFIGDCGITMQKIESETVPEIGFHIMKDFWNKGYATEAATACKEYAFEVLHYPKVFSYTTMKNIPSQKVAEKIGMQKYKVFEKNGEKQIVQVAMNDKA from the coding sequence GTGAAAATCATGGAAACAGAAAGACTTTATTTAAGAGAATTAAAACTGGAGGATGCAGATAAGTTATCAAGGGTTCTTTCAGATCCAGAATCGATGCAATACTATCCTGAGCCATTTAATATGAAAAAGGTAGAAAAGTGGATTCAATGGAATATGGAAAATTACCAAAAATGTAATCACGGATTATGGGCAGTTGTTTTAAAAAATGATGATACATTCATTGGAGATTGTGGCATTACAATGCAAAAAATTGAAAGTGAAACAGTACCTGAGATCGGCTTTCATATTATGAAGGACTTTTGGAATAAAGGATATGCAACAGAAGCTGCAACAGCTTGTAAGGAATATGCATTTGAAGTGTTACATTATCCAAAGGTCTTTTCATACACCACCATGAAGAATATACCGTCGCAAAAGGTAGCGGAGAAAATAGGGATGCAGAAATATAAAGTATTTGAGAAAAATGGGGAAAAACAAATAGTTCAAGTAGCAATGAATGATAAAGCATAG
- the queE gene encoding 7-carboxy-7-deazaguanine synthase QueE — protein sequence MNKLPVLEIFGPTIQGEGMVIGRKTMFVRTAGCDYSCAWCDSAFTWDGSAKEDIVKMTSEEVFNRLKEIGGDQFDHVTISGGNPALLQHVGELIDLLHSYDIEVALETQGSRWQDWFVEVDDLTISPKPPSSKMKTNWTMLDDILAQLEKHSRLPHTSLKVVVFDDNDMDYATNVHNRYPEVPFFLQVGNDNLEAVAPNELAGHLLSKYEWLIEQVMNSSALNDVRVLPQIHTLVWGNKRGV from the coding sequence GTGAATAAGCTTCCTGTTCTGGAAATATTCGGTCCAACAATCCAAGGGGAAGGCATGGTAATTGGTCGTAAGACAATGTTCGTGCGTACTGCTGGTTGTGATTATAGCTGTGCATGGTGCGATTCTGCCTTTACCTGGGATGGTAGTGCTAAAGAAGATATTGTAAAGATGACTAGTGAAGAAGTTTTCAATCGATTAAAAGAGATCGGTGGTGATCAGTTTGATCATGTTACGATCTCAGGTGGAAATCCGGCACTTCTCCAACATGTAGGCGAATTAATAGACTTGTTACACTCATACGATATTGAGGTAGCACTGGAAACACAAGGAAGTCGTTGGCAGGACTGGTTTGTGGAAGTAGACGACTTAACCATATCTCCTAAACCACCAAGTTCCAAGATGAAAACCAATTGGACCATGTTGGATGATATATTAGCACAACTAGAAAAGCACAGTCGTCTTCCACATACAAGTTTAAAAGTTGTTGTTTTTGATGACAATGACATGGACTATGCAACAAACGTTCATAATAGGTATCCAGAAGTTCCTTTTTTCTTACAGGTAGGTAATGATAATTTGGAAGCAGTAGCACCGAACGAATTAGCCGGACATTTATTATCAAAATACGAGTGGTTAATTGAGCAGGTGATGAACTCCAGTGCTTTAAACGATGTCCGTGTACTTCCGCAGATTCATACATTGGTATGGGGTAATAAAAGAGGCGTGTGA
- a CDS encoding pectate lyase has protein sequence MKNKFLFLLALTLLVTGAFFAENVEAASLDASKSYKIINRFSGKALEVYEWSTSDGGNVVQYDDLGGMNQQWRIIDVGEGYQKIVNIHSGKALEVYDWSTSNGANVAQWSDWNGTSQQWDIVDLGNGYYKILNRYSGKALEVFERSNENGANIVQWDDNGGEHQQWQIIEVPPADTITVNETIVVSAGETFDGQGRRYVANPDTLGDGSQSENQQSVFRLEDGATLKNVVLGHPAADGVHTYGDVLVENVVWEDIGEDALTIKDEGHVTIRGGLAQNGDDKVFQVNAPSTFEIINFTARNAGKLIRQNGGTTFKTSIFIEGSVITDMNEAIFRTDSSSSEVTMTNTRYSDVGTKWYNVQNITESNNFEF, from the coding sequence ATGAAAAACAAATTTTTATTTTTGTTAGCGCTTACTTTACTTGTCACAGGTGCTTTTTTTGCGGAAAATGTCGAAGCTGCCAGTCTGGACGCTAGTAAAAGTTACAAGATTATTAATAGGTTTAGTGGTAAAGCTTTAGAGGTTTACGAATGGTCTACTTCGGACGGTGGCAATGTGGTACAATATGATGACCTCGGAGGAATGAATCAACAGTGGAGAATTATTGATGTTGGAGAAGGTTATCAAAAAATCGTTAACATTCATAGTGGAAAGGCACTTGAAGTATACGATTGGTCTACAAGTAATGGTGCTAACGTAGCTCAATGGTCTGATTGGAATGGAACAAGTCAACAATGGGATATTGTAGATCTTGGCAATGGCTACTATAAAATATTAAACAGATATAGTGGCAAGGCATTGGAAGTATTTGAGCGGTCCAATGAGAATGGCGCAAACATTGTCCAGTGGGATGATAATGGTGGAGAACACCAACAATGGCAAATTATTGAGGTTCCACCAGCGGATACTATTACAGTAAATGAAACAATTGTCGTGTCAGCAGGCGAAACTTTTGATGGGCAAGGCAGAAGATATGTAGCCAATCCAGATACATTAGGTGATGGAAGCCAATCGGAAAATCAACAATCAGTCTTTAGATTGGAGGACGGTGCCACTCTTAAAAATGTTGTATTGGGGCATCCGGCAGCAGATGGCGTTCATACCTATGGTGATGTCTTAGTAGAAAATGTAGTTTGGGAGGATATTGGTGAAGATGCTTTAACAATAAAAGATGAAGGGCATGTAACCATTCGCGGTGGTTTGGCTCAGAATGGAGATGACAAAGTCTTTCAAGTTAATGCACCTTCCACTTTTGAAATTATTAACTTCACTGCAAGAAATGCCGGTAAGTTGATTCGCCAAAATGGTGGTACAACCTTTAAAACAAGTATCTTTATCGAAGGAAGTGTTATCACCGATATGAATGAAGCAATTTTCAGAACAGATAGTAGTTCAAGTGAAGTAACCATGACCAATACTAGATATTCTGATGTTGGTACGAAATGGTACAATGTACAAAATATCACTGAAAGTAATAACTTCGAATTTTAA
- a CDS encoding alpha/beta hydrolase: protein MNKIKFDFPIAERTYKVVQDRNLILYIFEPKAHQENRPVILFFNGGSFKKDPQTPAQFQHQAKYFSSKGMVAICVDYRNGSDEGFLPPQAICDVKSAVRWVRRNSSELGVDPNKIVVCGSSAGGYITVSSIMFKEINDDKEYDHESTDHIPNFLIVFAAGMDGIDIMRRRYPQLLEEAIRLSPIHNVKKCLPTTLWICGTTDDLYEQNKKFIKQMKEKGNDITLKTVEGMAHGYFNYGRHNNEYFHKTRHEMEKYLHSLEII, encoded by the coding sequence ATGAATAAAATCAAGTTTGATTTCCCGATAGCTGAAAGAACTTATAAAGTGGTACAGGATAGAAATTTAATATTGTACATATTTGAACCAAAAGCACACCAAGAAAACAGACCAGTTATTTTATTTTTTAATGGAGGTAGCTTTAAAAAGGATCCCCAGACCCCAGCACAGTTCCAACATCAAGCAAAATATTTTTCTTCTAAGGGCATGGTGGCAATATGTGTTGATTACCGAAATGGATCTGATGAAGGTTTCTTACCACCTCAAGCAATATGTGATGTTAAATCCGCTGTCCGATGGGTAAGGAGGAATTCCTCTGAATTGGGAGTAGATCCGAATAAAATAGTGGTATGTGGTTCATCAGCAGGCGGATACATTACTGTTTCTTCGATTATGTTTAAGGAAATAAATGATGATAAGGAATATGATCATGAAAGTACCGACCATATACCCAATTTCTTAATTGTTTTTGCTGCGGGGATGGATGGGATTGACATCATGAGAAGGCGGTACCCTCAATTACTCGAAGAAGCTATTCGACTTTCGCCAATTCATAACGTTAAAAAATGCTTGCCCACTACATTATGGATTTGTGGAACAACTGACGACCTGTATGAACAAAATAAAAAATTTATTAAACAGATGAAAGAAAAGGGAAATGATATAACCTTAAAAACAGTTGAGGGTATGGCACATGGCTATTTTAATTACGGCAGACATAATAATGAGTATTTTCATAAAACAAGGCATGAAATGGAAAAGTATTTACACTCGTTGGAAATTATTTAG
- the queD gene encoding 6-carboxytetrahydropterin synthase QueD encodes MYGFQIVENLQKIDQDIKRDQLKYHQKRVMVSKEFTFDAAHHLHCYEGKCKNLHGHTYKVVFGISGFVDEIGIVIDFGDIKQIWKEKIEIHLDHRYLNETLPKMNTTAENMVVWMFEKMEEALQDLPNQCRVEFARLFETPTSYAEARREWMISE; translated from the coding sequence ATGTACGGCTTTCAAATTGTCGAGAATTTACAAAAAATAGATCAGGATATTAAACGGGATCAATTAAAATATCATCAAAAACGTGTGATGGTAAGTAAGGAATTTACATTTGATGCAGCACATCATCTTCACTGTTATGAAGGAAAATGTAAAAACCTACATGGTCACACCTATAAAGTCGTATTTGGTATCAGTGGATTTGTAGATGAAATTGGAATTGTCATCGATTTTGGTGATATCAAGCAAATTTGGAAGGAAAAAATTGAAATCCATCTCGATCATCGTTATTTAAACGAAACGTTACCAAAAATGAATACAACCGCAGAAAATATGGTCGTATGGATGTTTGAAAAGATGGAAGAAGCATTACAGGATTTACCGAATCAATGCCGAGTAGAGTTTGCCCGTTTGTTTGAAACACCAACAAGCTATGCCGAAGCAAGACGGGAGTGGATGATCAGTGAATAA